A part of Gracilimonas sp. genomic DNA contains:
- a CDS encoding FtsX-like permease family protein → MKNSGFIARRYLFSRKHISLISTLTFISITGITIGTALLIVVLSVFNGFFDVIKNFLLSYDPDVRIEASGAATFAQNEEMMEQIRSLPEVRVISPYVEGKALLALEGVQNEVVDVKGVERDLFFQLVDIEESITTGVFDISVRDRTPGIIVHEELKNRLRLNNGDDIALLSAAGMKNALTQITVPQTYRFDLRGAYFLQQVAGGPKVFVDIEAAKRLFRARNEISGMDIKLQKNEDAEKVKKELQAMLGTDFEISTWYDLQKPLYDVMYLEKWGSFVILILIVIVAVLNIIGSLTMIVIQKQRDIGILMSMGYSKAGIKSIFRKQGLYIGLIGCGIGGSLGLLLSWLQMKFGLVKLSSAFIIDAYPVQISPFDVVIILAASLLLCVLASWYPAHRASQVQPADAVRYE, encoded by the coding sequence ATGAAGAACTCTGGTTTTATTGCTCGGCGGTACCTGTTTTCCCGAAAACACATCTCGCTGATTTCCACACTTACCTTTATAAGCATTACCGGCATAACCATTGGTACAGCTCTGTTAATTGTGGTTTTGTCTGTTTTCAATGGTTTTTTTGATGTAATAAAAAACTTCCTGCTCTCCTACGATCCGGATGTGAGAATTGAGGCATCGGGGGCGGCTACCTTCGCACAAAACGAAGAAATGATGGAGCAAATCAGGAGCCTGCCCGAGGTGAGAGTGATTTCCCCCTATGTTGAGGGTAAGGCGCTTCTGGCTCTTGAAGGAGTTCAAAATGAAGTGGTGGATGTAAAAGGTGTAGAGCGGGATCTTTTTTTTCAGCTGGTAGATATTGAAGAAAGTATTACAACGGGTGTTTTTGATATTTCAGTGCGGGACCGTACCCCGGGAATTATAGTTCACGAAGAGCTGAAGAACAGGCTGAGGCTAAATAATGGAGATGATATTGCTCTGTTAAGTGCGGCTGGAATGAAGAATGCCCTAACCCAAATAACCGTGCCACAAACATACCGGTTTGATCTTCGCGGAGCCTATTTTTTGCAACAAGTAGCGGGCGGGCCAAAGGTGTTTGTGGACATTGAAGCAGCGAAAAGACTTTTCAGGGCACGAAATGAAATATCCGGAATGGATATTAAGCTTCAAAAAAATGAAGATGCTGAAAAAGTTAAAAAGGAGCTTCAGGCTATGCTGGGCACTGACTTCGAGATTTCTACCTGGTATGACCTCCAGAAGCCGCTGTACGATGTAATGTATCTTGAAAAATGGGGCTCTTTTGTGATTTTGATTCTTATTGTGATTGTAGCCGTGCTCAATATCATCGGCTCACTTACTATGATTGTGATTCAGAAGCAGCGAGACATAGGTATCCTAATGTCGATGGGTTACAGCAAGGCCGGTATTAAATCGATATTCAGAAAGCAGGGATTATATATTGGGTTGATTGGTTGTGGAATAGGCGGCTCGCTGGGATTATTACTAAGCTGGCTTCAAATGAAATTTGGATTGGTAAAGCTGTCTTCGGCTTTTATCATTGATGCTTACCCGGTACAGATTAGTCCTTTTGATGTGGTTATAATTCTTGCGGCGAGCTTATTGCTTTGTGTGCTGGCAAGTTGGTATCCGGCGCACCGGGCGTCTCAGGTTCAGCCCGCTGATGCGGTTCGGTATGAGTGA
- the glgB gene encoding 1,4-alpha-glucan branching protein GlgB, giving the protein MSSTLSKEIIGSISDGSHGDPFSVLGLHDAEVDGKTKLVLRAFRPEAKSVIILIGKKKYEMDRISDKGLFERIFARRKNRFSYELEITPHKGNSFTITDAYQFNSLISDFDLQLWGEGNHHQAYEFMGAHQRTIDGIDGTHFVVTAPSASRVSVIGEFNNWDGRVHRMRKFHDQGIWELFIPHVKEGDYYKYEIKSPVQDPPLKKSDPFAFYSELRPGTASIVADIENYSWGDQKWLKNRQQKQAQDQPISIYEMHLGSWRRKVGEDPGFLNYRETADQLVPYLKDLGYTHVELLPVAEHPYDPSWGYQITGYYAPTSRFGTPEDFMYFVDQCHQNDIGVLVDWVPAHFAKDDHGLRRFDGTGLFEHDDPRKGEHKDWGTCIFNYGRTEVQNFLISNAIYWCDKFHIDGLRVDAVASMLYLDYSRDEGEWVPNQYGGRENIEAIDFLRKFNDSVHHHFPGVITFAEESTSWGGVSRPTETGGLGFDFKWNMGWMNDTLAYIEKDPIFRKYHQDQLTFSLIYAFSEHFTLPFSHDEVVHMKQAMLSKMPGDDWQKFANLRLIYLYMYTHPGKNLLFMGCEFGQWSEWSESRSLDWHLLEWEKHQGVQLLIKDLNGINKKEKALHEVDSDWRGFEWIDISDADNSIISFVRRAKDPEDFVIVILNFTPTVHYGYKVGVPHAGEYEVLINSDSEFYGGSNAGDNKIHAEWGDWHNQKANISITIPPLAGVILKPKS; this is encoded by the coding sequence ATGAGTTCAACGCTTTCAAAAGAAATTATTGGATCAATATCTGATGGATCTCATGGCGATCCTTTCTCGGTTCTTGGACTTCATGATGCTGAAGTTGATGGAAAGACTAAGTTAGTACTCCGCGCCTTTCGCCCGGAAGCAAAATCTGTAATCATCCTTATTGGCAAAAAGAAATATGAAATGGATCGTATTTCTGATAAAGGATTATTCGAGCGTATCTTTGCCCGCAGAAAAAACAGGTTTAGCTACGAGTTAGAAATCACTCCTCATAAAGGCAATTCATTCACTATAACAGATGCCTATCAGTTTAATTCTCTAATCAGTGATTTTGACCTGCAGCTCTGGGGTGAAGGAAACCACCATCAGGCATATGAATTTATGGGCGCCCATCAGCGAACAATTGATGGTATTGATGGAACTCATTTTGTGGTTACAGCTCCAAGCGCCTCGCGTGTAAGCGTAATCGGTGAATTTAACAACTGGGATGGGCGGGTTCACCGGATGAGGAAGTTTCATGACCAGGGAATCTGGGAACTTTTTATCCCACACGTCAAAGAAGGTGATTATTACAAATACGAAATTAAATCGCCCGTTCAAGACCCGCCTCTTAAAAAATCGGACCCTTTTGCTTTCTATTCTGAGCTGCGGCCCGGCACTGCCTCCATTGTTGCGGATATTGAGAACTATAGCTGGGGAGACCAAAAATGGTTAAAAAACCGTCAGCAAAAACAAGCGCAAGATCAACCTATTTCCATTTATGAGATGCATCTTGGGTCATGGCGCCGAAAGGTAGGCGAAGACCCTGGATTCTTGAATTACCGGGAAACGGCCGATCAGCTTGTCCCTTATCTGAAAGACTTAGGATACACTCATGTTGAGTTGCTTCCCGTTGCTGAACACCCTTACGATCCCTCCTGGGGCTATCAGATTACGGGTTATTACGCTCCAACCAGTCGCTTCGGCACCCCCGAAGATTTTATGTACTTCGTGGATCAATGTCACCAGAATGATATTGGTGTACTTGTTGATTGGGTTCCAGCCCACTTTGCTAAAGATGATCATGGCCTTCGCCGCTTTGACGGCACCGGGCTATTCGAGCATGACGATCCCCGAAAAGGCGAACATAAAGACTGGGGTACCTGCATCTTTAATTACGGCCGCACAGAGGTTCAGAATTTCCTCATCTCTAATGCCATTTATTGGTGCGACAAATTTCACATTGATGGCTTAAGGGTTGATGCCGTTGCTTCAATGCTGTATCTGGATTATTCGCGGGATGAAGGGGAGTGGGTACCCAATCAATATGGCGGAAGAGAAAACATTGAAGCCATCGATTTTTTGAGAAAGTTTAATGATTCCGTTCACCACCATTTCCCCGGAGTGATTACTTTTGCCGAGGAATCTACTTCCTGGGGTGGCGTATCGCGCCCAACCGAAACCGGCGGTCTGGGCTTCGACTTTAAGTGGAATATGGGATGGATGAACGACACCCTCGCCTATATTGAGAAGGATCCTATTTTCCGAAAATACCATCAGGACCAACTTACTTTTTCTTTGATTTATGCTTTTTCAGAGCATTTTACGCTTCCTTTTTCTCACGATGAAGTAGTGCACATGAAACAGGCAATGCTGTCAAAAATGCCCGGTGACGACTGGCAGAAGTTTGCAAATCTCCGACTCATTTATTTGTATATGTATACCCACCCTGGAAAAAACCTGCTATTTATGGGGTGTGAATTTGGACAATGGTCGGAATGGAGTGAGTCGAGATCCCTTGACTGGCATTTGCTGGAATGGGAAAAACACCAGGGCGTACAGCTTCTGATTAAAGATTTAAATGGTATCAACAAAAAAGAAAAAGCACTGCACGAAGTCGATTCTGACTGGCGGGGTTTTGAGTGGATCGATATCAGTGATGCCGATAACAGTATTATTTCTTTTGTACGCAGGGCAAAAGATCCTGAAGATTTTGTCATTGTGATCCTTAACTTTACCCCTACCGTTCATTATGGTTATAAGGTGGGAGTTCCACACGCGGGAGAATATGAAGTGTTAATCAATAGTGACTCAGAATTTTATGGTGGCAGTAATGCCGGAGATAACAAGATACACGCCGAATGGGGAGACTGGCATAACCAAAAAGCAAACATTTCAATCACAATACCACCTTTGGCTGGTGTAATTTTAAAACCTAAGAGTTAG
- the malQ gene encoding 4-alpha-glucanotransferase, giving the protein MRFPRSCGCLVHPTSFPGKYGMGDFGFEARTFIDFLERTHQTIWQVLPLTPTGYGNSPYASYSAFAGNVYLISPDILHKKGLLTQKEIEDIQLPSGLSADYEASFENKDKVYKLASDRFYKNLKKEEEQAFNAFKKQNKHWLDDYVLFMACSLHYDKQPWNTWDKDIAQRKPKALKAYREKFSEEIKLQYWLQFEFNNQWNDLKKYANDRRIRVVGDIPIFVDHNSADVWANPKYFEVDKQGNRQLVAGVPPDYFSKTGQLWGNPLYKWDELEKDGFSWWVDRFKHMFNACDAIRVDHFRGFDAYWEVEASAKTAEKGKWVPGPGEKLFDTILEKCGELPIIAEDLGFVTEGVEKLRDKYNFPGMKIIQFAFDSDSTNSFLPHNYSQNSVAYSGTHDNDTALGWYNTTNQEEQHRARTYTRSSGENMHWEFIRLGMLSVSDQAIFPLQDYMGLDSTHRMNIPGTSSGNWLWRYTQEMLDKVDEGQIQHLTELSNRRINSNT; this is encoded by the coding sequence ATGAGGTTTCCACGCTCTTGCGGTTGTTTAGTTCATCCAACATCCTTTCCTGGTAAATATGGGATGGGAGATTTTGGTTTTGAAGCCCGCACATTCATTGATTTTTTAGAACGCACACATCAGACCATCTGGCAGGTACTACCGCTCACTCCTACGGGGTACGGAAACTCGCCTTATGCAAGCTATTCTGCTTTTGCCGGAAATGTATATCTGATTAGTCCTGATATTCTGCACAAAAAAGGGTTATTAACTCAAAAAGAGATTGAAGATATTCAGTTGCCCTCCGGCTTAAGTGCAGATTATGAAGCTTCCTTTGAGAATAAAGATAAGGTATACAAACTCGCTTCCGATCGATTTTATAAAAACCTGAAGAAAGAAGAAGAACAGGCCTTCAATGCTTTTAAAAAGCAAAATAAACATTGGCTTGATGACTATGTTCTGTTTATGGCTTGTTCGCTTCATTATGATAAACAGCCCTGGAATACCTGGGATAAAGATATTGCTCAGCGTAAACCAAAAGCACTAAAAGCATACCGGGAGAAATTTTCCGAAGAAATAAAGCTCCAGTATTGGTTGCAGTTTGAATTCAATAATCAGTGGAACGATCTAAAGAAATATGCCAACGATCGCAGAATCCGGGTAGTTGGTGATATTCCTATTTTTGTAGATCACAATAGTGCTGATGTTTGGGCTAACCCGAAATATTTTGAAGTTGATAAACAAGGAAACCGACAACTTGTTGCAGGGGTGCCCCCTGACTATTTCAGCAAAACCGGGCAACTCTGGGGAAATCCCCTATATAAATGGGATGAGCTTGAAAAAGACGGGTTTTCCTGGTGGGTAGATCGCTTTAAGCACATGTTTAATGCCTGTGATGCCATTCGGGTTGATCACTTCCGTGGCTTTGACGCATATTGGGAAGTAGAAGCTTCGGCAAAAACAGCTGAAAAAGGAAAGTGGGTTCCCGGTCCCGGAGAAAAACTGTTTGATACTATTTTAGAAAAATGTGGCGAGCTACCCATTATCGCTGAAGACCTTGGCTTTGTGACCGAGGGGGTCGAAAAGCTTCGCGACAAGTATAACTTCCCGGGGATGAAAATTATTCAATTCGCCTTCGATTCAGACTCAACAAACAGCTTCTTGCCTCACAATTATTCTCAAAACAGCGTAGCTTATTCAGGAACTCACGATAATGACACTGCTCTGGGCTGGTACAATACAACCAACCAGGAAGAGCAGCACCGGGCCCGGACATACACACGCTCGTCAGGAGAAAACATGCATTGGGAATTTATCCGTTTAGGAATGCTTTCGGTTTCAGATCAGGCTATATTCCCGCTGCAAGATTATATGGGATTAGATAGTACTCACCGAATGAATATACCGGGAACTTCTTCTGGCAATTGGCTATGGAGATATACTCAAGAGATGTTAGATAAAGTTGATGAAGGACAGATACAACATCTCACAGAGTTAAGTAACAGACGAATTAACAGCAATACTTAA
- a CDS encoding phosphosulfolactate synthase, with the protein MAFSLNHLPKRTEKPRTKGLTMGLDKGYSVRQAEDFVEACSNYIDVVKLGWGTSYVTQNLEEKIAVYHNAGIPVYFGGTLFEAYVLRDQLDGYVELMKNYGIKYVEVSNGTIWLSDERKQAIIKELSKEFTVYSEVGSKNPNDIIPPYKWVRIIEKELSAGAEKVICEARESGTVGVFRPNGEVRSGLIEEITDQIPEEKLIFEAPQKEQQVWFIRKFGSNVNLGNIQPSDVISVETLRLGLRGDTLLDFYSLDDDEDLNKVMKDNNAISNEE; encoded by the coding sequence ATGGCGTTTTCACTAAATCACTTACCCAAGCGAACTGAAAAACCACGAACCAAAGGCCTTACTATGGGGCTGGATAAAGGATACAGTGTTCGTCAGGCCGAAGACTTTGTAGAAGCTTGCTCCAACTATATTGATGTTGTAAAGCTCGGGTGGGGTACTTCGTATGTCACCCAAAACCTGGAAGAAAAAATCGCTGTTTACCATAATGCCGGTATTCCTGTTTATTTTGGAGGAACACTTTTTGAGGCTTATGTGCTTCGCGACCAGCTGGATGGATATGTAGAGCTAATGAAGAACTATGGCATAAAGTATGTAGAGGTCTCTAATGGTACGATCTGGCTTTCTGATGAAAGAAAACAAGCCATCATTAAAGAACTAAGTAAAGAGTTTACCGTTTATTCTGAGGTAGGCAGTAAAAACCCAAACGACATAATTCCTCCATACAAATGGGTTCGCATTATTGAAAAAGAGTTAAGTGCCGGCGCCGAAAAAGTTATTTGTGAAGCCCGTGAAAGCGGAACCGTTGGTGTGTTTCGCCCCAATGGCGAAGTCCGCTCTGGCTTAATAGAAGAAATTACCGATCAAATACCGGAAGAAAAATTGATTTTCGAAGCCCCGCAAAAAGAACAGCAGGTTTGGTTCATTCGAAAGTTTGGAAGTAATGTAAACTTAGGAAATATCCAGCCCTCCGACGTCATCTCTGTGGAAACACTGAGACTTGGCCTGCGGGGCGATACCCTATTAGACTTTTACTCATTAGATGATGATGAGGATCTCAATAAAGTCATGAAAGACAATAACGCAATCTCTAACGAAGAGTAA
- a CDS encoding glycogen/starch synthase, which translates to MKILYVAAEISPFARMTYTADLLRFLPASLQDKGFEIRILLPKYGSINDRRNRLHEVIRLSGIEVEVGENTESMKIKVASIPNAKLQVYFLDNDTYFKRKGLFKKPDTDEFYEDNDERLAFYNKGVLETVIKLGWEPDIIHCHDWPAGLIPLLVRTKYKDEKIFKNTQIVYNLHHPINEGDSDSARVLELLGLPADTDIDNLTEEGRVDLLKLGLKYSDHVVTGNYLKDEFDDMFKELGIKPTKIQGSPEDVSDKFAEYYRSISDAE; encoded by the coding sequence ATGAAAATTCTTTACGTTGCAGCAGAAATCTCCCCATTTGCACGCATGACTTATACCGCCGATTTACTTCGGTTCTTGCCTGCATCACTTCAAGACAAAGGATTCGAAATTCGAATTCTGCTACCTAAATACGGGTCTATCAATGACCGCCGCAACAGGCTCCATGAGGTTATTCGCCTTTCTGGTATTGAAGTAGAAGTGGGTGAAAACACTGAAAGCATGAAAATAAAAGTGGCCAGCATTCCCAATGCTAAGCTGCAGGTTTATTTCTTAGATAACGACACTTATTTCAAGAGAAAAGGCCTCTTCAAAAAGCCCGATACTGATGAGTTTTATGAAGATAATGATGAGCGCCTGGCCTTCTACAATAAAGGTGTACTGGAAACAGTTATTAAGCTCGGCTGGGAACCGGACATCATTCACTGCCACGACTGGCCTGCTGGTCTGATTCCGCTTTTAGTGCGAACTAAATATAAGGACGAGAAAATCTTTAAAAACACTCAAATTGTATACAATCTGCATCATCCTATAAATGAAGGTGACTCAGATTCTGCAAGAGTGCTAGAGCTTCTTGGGCTTCCAGCCGACACCGATATTGACAATCTGACTGAAGAAGGCAGAGTTGATCTTCTTAAACTCGGGCTAAAATACAGCGACCATGTTGTTACGGGTAATTACCTGAAAGATGAGTTTGATGACATGTTCAAGGAGCTGGGAATTAAACCCACAAAAATTCAGGGTTCCCCGGAAGATGTGTCTGACAAGTTTGCCGAATACTATCGGTCTATTTCTGATGCCGAATAA
- the rho gene encoding transcription termination factor Rho, translated as MARRKNRNKNKRNRNNNNSKGGNVFIPKFYWKNNQGIAGRYAGVLEINSKGWGFIRKLDYEFSYQPQDPFLKPDEVKELDLRPGLVLEGEFEEDNKGHKHVASVEIVNGRPVEAWTKSSRFERQTPIMPVDWIKMGHNADDVEMRVLDLVAPIGKGQRSLIVAPPRTGKTVLLKKIAKSLNDNYPDDLHVSVLLVDERPEEVTDFIRSTQAEVFASSNDKNTQSHIRITEMALGYAKRKAEMGEDSVLLIDSLTRLGRAYNAVQSNSGRTLSGGLDIRALEIPKKIFGSARKIEGGGSLTIIATCLIETNSRMDDLIFEEFKGTGNMELVLDRELANDRIYPAINIAASGTRNEHKFITDSLEERNMVRRYLLKKSPKESMLGLLKVLKNTDSNQELLNQIAALA; from the coding sequence ATGGCACGTAGAAAAAATCGTAATAAGAACAAACGAAACCGCAATAACAATAATAGTAAGGGCGGTAACGTATTCATCCCTAAATTTTACTGGAAAAACAACCAGGGGATTGCAGGCAGATATGCTGGCGTTCTGGAAATCAACTCCAAGGGTTGGGGCTTTATCAGAAAACTGGATTACGAATTTTCATATCAACCACAAGACCCATTTTTAAAACCTGATGAAGTAAAAGAGCTTGATTTGCGTCCAGGGCTGGTTTTAGAGGGAGAGTTTGAAGAAGACAATAAAGGCCATAAACATGTAGCCTCAGTTGAAATAGTGAATGGCCGCCCTGTTGAGGCCTGGACTAAGTCGAGCCGGTTTGAGCGACAGACACCTATTATGCCTGTTGACTGGATTAAAATGGGTCATAACGCCGATGATGTTGAAATGCGGGTATTAGACTTGGTAGCCCCCATAGGAAAGGGCCAGCGCTCTTTGATTGTAGCTCCTCCACGTACCGGTAAAACCGTTCTTCTTAAAAAAATTGCCAAATCTCTTAACGATAACTATCCCGATGATCTTCATGTAAGTGTACTCTTGGTTGATGAACGCCCCGAGGAGGTCACCGACTTCATCCGCTCTACCCAGGCCGAGGTATTCGCTTCATCCAATGATAAAAACACTCAAAGCCATATCCGTATTACCGAAATGGCTCTCGGATATGCAAAACGAAAGGCAGAGATGGGAGAAGACTCCGTTCTTTTGATTGATTCATTGACCCGTCTTGGACGAGCTTATAATGCTGTTCAATCAAACAGCGGAAGAACACTCTCTGGCGGTTTAGACATTCGCGCTCTGGAAATTCCCAAGAAGATTTTTGGGTCGGCCCGTAAAATTGAAGGGGGCGGCTCGCTTACTATTATCGCGACCTGCCTGATTGAAACCAACTCGCGAATGGATGACCTTATTTTTGAGGAATTCAAAGGAACCGGCAATATGGAGTTAGTTCTGGATCGTGAGCTAGCCAACGACCGTATTTACCCCGCTATCAACATTGCGGCTTCCGGTACAAGAAATGAGCACAAGTTCATCACCGATTCTCTGGAAGAGCGCAATATGGTGAGAAGATACCTGCTCAAGAAATCCCCAAAAGAATCAATGTTAGGCCTTCTGAAAGTGCTTAAAAACACCGACAGCAATCAAGAGTTGCTCAACCAGATTGCCGCTTTAGCTTAA
- a CDS encoding rhodanese-like domain-containing protein: MKEVTVQELKEKREADKDFFLLDVREDVEYLVSNLDGEHIPLGQLENRKKELEDKKDAEVIVMCRSGNRSSRAASYLESQGFENVANLKGGMKAWASEIDPSVPVA, encoded by the coding sequence ATGAAAGAAGTAACAGTACAAGAGCTTAAAGAGAAAAGAGAAGCGGACAAAGATTTCTTCCTGCTGGATGTCCGTGAAGATGTTGAATACCTTGTTTCAAACCTTGATGGTGAGCATATACCATTGGGTCAGCTCGAAAACAGGAAGAAAGAACTCGAAGATAAAAAAGATGCAGAAGTGATCGTGATGTGCCGCAGTGGAAACCGGAGTTCAAGGGCAGCTTCATATCTTGAAAGTCAGGGTTTCGAAAATGTGGCTAACCTCAAGGGCGGAATGAAAGCCTGGGCTTCAGAAATAGACCCATCTGTGCCCGTAGCGTGA
- the lptB gene encoding LPS export ABC transporter ATP-binding protein gives MSTETQPELTLHSEGLVKRYRKRTVVDNVSINVKQGEVVGLLGPNGAGKTTTFYMMVGLVRPNAGKIFLNEKNLTGEPMYKRARMGIGYLAQEASVFRNLTVRENLESVLQFLSIPKKEIDIKVDKLIEEFGLHKVVNSKGYSLSGGERRRTEIARALVTDPKFILLDEPFAGVDPIAVEDIQQIVSGLRHQNIGILITDHNVHETLAITDRAYLMFEGKILMEGSADKLAEDEKAKQLYLGKQFKLDRYTSESE, from the coding sequence ATGAGCACAGAAACACAACCGGAATTGACGCTTCACAGCGAAGGCCTTGTCAAACGCTATCGCAAACGCACGGTTGTGGATAATGTGTCGATTAATGTGAAACAAGGGGAAGTTGTAGGGCTTCTAGGCCCTAATGGTGCGGGTAAAACCACTACTTTTTATATGATGGTCGGGTTGGTTCGTCCAAATGCAGGAAAAATATTTCTGAATGAAAAGAATTTGACCGGTGAGCCGATGTATAAAAGAGCTCGCATGGGAATTGGGTATTTAGCTCAGGAAGCCAGTGTTTTTCGAAACCTGACCGTTCGTGAAAATCTTGAGTCGGTTCTTCAGTTTCTTTCCATACCCAAAAAGGAAATTGATATTAAGGTAGACAAACTCATTGAAGAGTTTGGCCTTCATAAAGTAGTAAACAGTAAAGGATACAGCTTATCTGGTGGTGAGAGAAGGCGAACGGAAATAGCCCGGGCACTTGTAACCGATCCTAAGTTTATTTTATTGGATGAACCGTTTGCCGGGGTAGACCCAATTGCTGTAGAAGATATTCAGCAAATTGTGTCAGGGTTGCGCCATCAGAATATCGGGATTTTGATTACCGATCATAATGTACACGAGACCCTTGCTATAACTGACAGAGCCTACCTGATGTTTGAAGGAAAGATCTTAATGGAGGGGTCAGCAGATAAGTTGGCAGAAGATGAGAAAGCAAAACAGCTGTATCTTGGAAAACAATTTAAACTAGACCGTTACACCTCAGAATCAGAATAA
- the purQ gene encoding phosphoribosylformylglycinamidine synthase subunit PurQ, producing the protein MATFGVVVFPGSNCDHDAYHAMKHVMNCDVKFLWHKDTDLSGIDFLIIPGGFSYGDYLRSGAIARFSPIMQEVVKFADKGGPVMGICNGFQILLEAGLIPGAMMHNHKLKFVCKNVFIRCESTDSLFTNSLEEGSVFDIPVSHGEGNYFIDQAGLKSLQDNDQVLFRYCDVNGDLTEEANFNGSIDHIAGICNKGRNVLGMMPHPERAMEKILGSEDGKPIFESILNSLSVA; encoded by the coding sequence ATGGCCACATTTGGCGTAGTAGTATTTCCCGGCTCTAATTGCGATCATGACGCATATCATGCCATGAAGCATGTAATGAATTGCGATGTTAAGTTCCTCTGGCACAAAGACACCGACCTTTCAGGTATCGACTTTTTGATTATTCCGGGAGGATTCTCATATGGAGATTATCTTCGGTCCGGAGCAATTGCCCGCTTCTCTCCCATTATGCAGGAAGTAGTTAAATTTGCAGATAAAGGCGGACCAGTAATGGGTATTTGCAATGGATTTCAGATTTTACTGGAAGCAGGACTTATCCCCGGCGCAATGATGCACAACCATAAACTTAAATTCGTTTGTAAGAATGTGTTCATCCGCTGCGAAAGCACAGATTCTCTTTTCACAAACTCACTCGAAGAAGGAAGCGTATTTGATATTCCGGTTTCACATGGTGAGGGAAATTACTTTATCGATCAGGCGGGGTTGAAATCTCTTCAGGATAATGATCAGGTTTTATTTAGATACTGTGATGTCAATGGTGACCTGACAGAAGAGGCTAACTTCAACGGCTCTATTGACCATATTGCAGGTATCTGCAACAAAGGAAGAAACGTTCTTGGGATGATGCCCCACCCCGAAAGGGCGATGGAAAAAATCCTGGGATCCGAAGACGGGAAACCCATTTTTGAGTCTATTCTAAACTCCCTTTCGGTAGCTTAA
- a CDS encoding ATP-dependent Clp protease adaptor ClpS: MFPVAQHIDELVLSGTEVEETTETKEKEEVKDAVNTPWRLILYDDDIHTFEEVISQLMKATGCSLSEAEEKTWKVHNEGKALVHEGEFEECLRIDGVLKEIQLVTEIKG; this comes from the coding sequence ATGTTTCCGGTTGCTCAACATATCGATGAACTCGTGTTGTCTGGGACGGAAGTAGAAGAAACCACAGAAACCAAAGAGAAAGAAGAGGTCAAAGATGCGGTTAATACACCATGGCGACTGATTCTTTATGATGATGACATTCATACCTTTGAAGAGGTGATTTCCCAGCTGATGAAAGCCACTGGTTGCAGTTTATCTGAAGCCGAAGAAAAAACCTGGAAAGTTCACAACGAAGGAAAAGCCCTGGTGCATGAAGGCGAGTTTGAAGAGTGCCTTCGTATCGATGGTGTTTTAAAAGAAATTCAACTTGTTACCGAAATAAAAGGATAA
- the purS gene encoding phosphoribosylformylglycinamidine synthase subunit PurS gives MYKAKVNVTLRPSILDPKGKAAHHALQNLGLNEVQQVRIGKFIELDVDAKDEAAAKEIVESACAQLLANEVMEDFEITIES, from the coding sequence ATGTACAAAGCGAAAGTAAATGTAACGCTCCGTCCATCTATTTTGGACCCCAAAGGTAAAGCTGCTCATCATGCTCTTCAGAATCTTGGTTTAAATGAAGTTCAGCAGGTTCGAATTGGTAAATTCATTGAACTGGATGTAGATGCAAAAGATGAAGCAGCAGCAAAAGAAATTGTAGAGTCAGCCTGTGCACAATTGCTGGCCAATGAAGTGATGGAAGATTTCGAAATTACCATCGAATCCTGA